From the Juglans microcarpa x Juglans regia isolate MS1-56 chromosome 3D, Jm3101_v1.0, whole genome shotgun sequence genome, the window AATGGACATATGGAGAGGAGGAGGGACCTAgcctcttataaaagaaaactaatggaGTCCACCCATTAAGGACTCAAATTAATATGGGTctataaaaattccataatcAAGACCTTTGGTTTTCCAGGCCTACATACGTAATTATACcacaatataaatagaatataatcatatattacTAAGGTGCAACAAACTCTAAATGATCACTCAACTTAGtgggttaaaacaaaatatcattgtgagctatatatatgtctagcccgttttataaaatgtgcaatAAAATGAAacccatatttaaaatattctaacagaCTTAACcaattgtattaaaattttaataatggtATGACTCTTAatgttaaacaaaaaattagtaGTGATCTCAATCCTTTATCATAATCATTGTATGTGAAGCTGACAGGTTTGGGTACCAAAAGTACgaggtatttttataatattttattattatttattatctaatttttattattattttttatttttttattattatttaatatttttttattattttttaatacttttttattactattcataaatattatcaataCTTCTCAAATgttcttactatccaaacgtacAGAAGATAAAGTCAACATTAAATGTATTAATTATCAAAtgtcaaaatatttgaaaaatgttagcACCTGtgtaaacaaaatcaaaatagatAAATGTCAGCATTAATTATCAAAGTCCCTAAGTCAGAAGATACGCCTCGTTTGGTtagataatataagataaaaattaaataaaatattattataatattatttttattttaatatttgaaaaaaaaattatttattgtattttatgtgtgagtttaaaaaaattataataattatataagatgaaataagattgtttgtgtaaccaaacgagaaataggtttgaatagtgaattgagttgaaatgagagttaaaaagttaaataaaattttgttataacataaattttgttttaaaatttgaaaaaactgaattgttaattatattttatttaaaaattttgaaaaaattataataattataaataatgaaataaaatgaattgatatgattttgaaATCCAAACAAAACGATGCTAACTAAAATCACAAAGATAATCCCTTCCAGCCTAAGAGAGCATATACAGACCAAAGATTTAATCAAAAAACATGAATACCATCATTGTAAAATGCAttatacatatgaaaaaataaaaaataaaattaataagttgggatttaagaattttatccgtttaattaaacatttttctaagctctgtttaattaaatatttcattattattttttatttatcttttactattcttcattatttattattattatttaatattttattactattttttttactattttttattaattttttactattattcataaatatttttaacaacttTCGTATATTTTCACTACGTACCAGTCAGAAATGTCAGCATTAATTGTATTAATAATCAAATGTcagaagatttgaaaaatgttagcATTTGTGTAAACGAAGtcaaaatagataaatgttAGCATTAACTATCAAAGTTCCTAAGTCAAAAGATAGAACTCGTTTgattataagataaaaattaaataaaatattattataatattatttttatttttaaatttaaaaaataagttatttattattttttatgtgtgagttatttaaaaaaattataataattatataagattagatgagattatTTATCTAACCAAACTAGAAAgaagtttagatagtgaattgagttaagataagagttaaaagttaaataaaatattattataatataattttttaatataatctttatttttaaatttgaaataattgaattgttagttgttttttatttgaaagttttaaaaaaattataataattatatcgTTATAtgcaatgaaataaaatgagttgatatgattttaaaaaccAAATAAGGACTTAACGATGCTAACTAAAATCACAAGATAATCCCTTCCCCTTGCCGACAAGCTTACTAAGCCTAAGAGAACATCAACCGACCAAAGATTTAATCAAAAAGCATGAATACGATCTTTGCAAAATGCAttatacatatgaaaaaataaataagttagggTTTAAGAATTTTATccgtttaattaaatatttttttaagttccgtttaattaaatattttattattatctttttattactataattttttattttattattattttttatatactttttattattttttattatttttcatttttatttaatattttattactattttttattttttttattatttataaatattcttaatatttataaaatattctcaCTACCTATCAAGTCGCCttaattgtattaattatcaaatgtcaaagatttgaaaaatggtaTCTTCTGTGTAAACAAAGTCAAAATAGATTAATGCCAGCATTAATTATCACAGTCGCTTAAgtcaaaatgagttgaaatggttttGAACTCCAAGTCCTAACGATGGTAACTAGGCTTTGTTTGAATCATTAACTTCTTTcaattaatctcaatttatcattataatttttttaaattttaacataaaatataataaacaattcaattttttcaaattctaaattaataattatattaaaaaataatattataacaatattttattatctcaactcaacttaacttaactcactttaacattcaaacacaacttAAATCACAGAGATAATCCCTTTTCCTTCTCGATAAGCTCACAAATGCTTCGTTTAGAAAtacaacttatctcaatttatctcaacttatcattataacttttttaaatttcaatacaaaatataataaacaattcaactttttcaaatcttaaaataataataataataataaatattctaataatattttatcaactcaactcacttcaacatccaaacgcactctaagcctcgtttgttttgaGCGATGaaacataaaatgttaaaaaaaaatttaagttttatatgGTCAGAtactctttaaaaataaatatttattttttatctcatctcatctcattttattttattttttattattttatcattatttattaattgtattatatacaaaaaaaaaaaaaaaaaaaaaaaaaagctgccagtggatcttttttttctttgtcttgtGTTCATTTTTCTACAGCAAATAACTTTTATGAGGGTCCAGTGGTAAATATTAGTGGATCTCAATGACAGTAACGTCGAAATGTgaggcaaaaaaaaaagcaaaacgCAACACAGCTTGCTTAGTGGCAAAACACAACACAGCCCAGTGGAAAACGCCGAAATGTTAGGAAAAAGCAAAATGGTTATGGGTCCACaactataaatatttcataaaaaaatcaaattaatctcatctcatctttataaataaatatatattttatcttattttatctatattcaatatatctcaatattatttattaatatcttaaaaaatcttatttcttctcATATTTCAAAGCAAATGAGGCTTTAGCATAAGAGAACATCAACCGACAAAAAGCATGAAAACCATCACTGTAAAATGCATTATAcgtatgaaaaaataaaaaataaaattaataagttaggatttaagaattttatccgtttaattaaattgatcgagcttaatttattattttaatttagtgaaagtgtttgagaatatttataaataatagtgaaaaattaataatagaatattaaataataataaaatatagatgaaaaataataaatagtaaaaaaaatatgtaaaaattaataataaaataaaaaacagtaaTATTAGTGTTTGAGAGTACTTTGACGTACTCTCATTAGCTAAACTAGAATCCTTGATTAACTCGATCCCGAATTAACgagttatttaattaaataaatcatatcCAACGGTGTTACCCTTCACGAACCTATATGCTTGGTTAATTAAGGTTTTGTTTAGAAACATaagtattctcaaatattttatacataaatattatttaaatacgaaataatttttaattattagaattttttaaattttttaaataaaacataaaaataatacaattattataaattttaaaatgaaaataatattacaaaattatattcaaataattgtttaaatttataatatttttatttattaattttttctcttcttccaaactcgaataaaatatttttatttaaatcattttattattatttaaaaatattataagtatcCTCATAAATCTCACGATTCAAATCCAACAGTATCACCCTTTACGAACCCATATGCTTGTTTGGATGAACATTATCGTTTACGATAAAAATTATTAAGcagtgttaaaatataaataaatactttcATATCTCCTCGTGTTACTATATGGACATTAAGGTTttaataagagtaatgataccatcattctaattctttttatcattttataatattgtattaGATAATTatagactatttattatattttatttgtaaaccaattatctaataccacatcatatgacgatgagaggatgataagaaaaaatatgatgaatatatttattgttttagggctgatttggatccagatatgggataatatgattttaaataaaagattaaagttaaaaaaatttattagaatattattttttaatattattattattttgagatttgaaaaacttgaattgtaatttgaaaaagttaaattatttattatattttatgtgaaaatttaaaaaaattgtaatgatgagattgaatgagatgagataagataaaataaaatattttctgaatccaaacgaaaCTGTAGTAATACAAGGCGAGAGTATCACGTGTTGATGTTCTCTTACCTATATGTCACAAAACAGTGTCACATGTTAGATTAAGAgataatctcaacttatctcactattatttataaactcaactcataaatttcattattatttataaactattttaactcattttattttatttataaatctaaacgATGCCTACGTACCGATGGTGGAAGATGGATAATATCAACGCAGCTGGCTCGTTTGGGAATTGagttaataattttttgattttgaataaaatgagaaaaaaattgaataaaaatattataaaattaaaatattattagaatatagttttataatattattttattttaaaatttttaaaaaataattaatttttttttttaaaaagaaatttaacaaatagtaatgattaatttaaaattttatatatttgaattatatttaaaaatgagatagagataaaaattttagaacacATCTATTCCCAAACAAACCGGATTCAGGAGTCAGGACAGCATATTCGGACAAAGCCGTTAGCCATTCCCTCTTGCCTTCCATCCCGTAAAAACACCGTCAAATTCCCCGTCCCTTTCTTTCGCCGGCggtctctctcctctctctctgtggCCGAAATTTACGCATACAATAGTTTATATACACGTGGTATATACGTATATACTTTCCCATCCTACACATACATATTCTATAAacttctctctctgtctctctggaATCTTTGTATTCGAGAAGATTCGGCCGCGGAGACGGTTGCGCTCTGAttgttttttgttgttgctttcTCTGAGCTCGAGGTCTGTGTTTGGTGGAGCTGAAGAGAGGGGGAAGGGGGCAGGCGATTTGAATGGCGGTGGAGTACAAATGTTGCGAATCGGGATTCTTCATACACATAGTGATAATCTTACTGTTGGTGATGTTCGCGGGGCTGATGTCAGGGCTCACCTTGGGGCTCATGTCCATGAGCCTCGTCGATCTCGAGGTCCTCGCCAAGTCTGGAACTCCTAAGCATCGCCAACACGCCAGTactgcctttttctttttcctcttatcatttttttcccgCTTGAATTCTATGCTCGTTTTGGTTGCTGGGGAAATTCTGGGAGACCTGAAAGTAAACGAATGGAATCGGAAGGGAAATTTTGGTTTGTTAAGTTTTTGATTGTGAGAGACCTAAGAGTTAGCTAATTTTGACGAACGTGAAGCTTAATTCAATGgttgcctttcttttttttgttgggggccTTTTAGATTACTTTTACATTGACGACTCGTGTGTGGTTGGGTTAGTtaatttctccctctctctccctctctgtttttttttttttttttttttttggaggtgTTGTAAGAGCGTATGGGCGTTCCGTGTAAACTGCTTTTAGGATACAACTGACTGCTCTTTGAGGTGGTAGAAATGCATCTTTGAATGCTCTCACTCGTCTAGAGGATCAATTGTATTTGTAATGAGAATGAGAACAACATTAGTGTGAATTTAGAATACACAAAACAATCAGTCCTCTTGCTGTTTGAATTTATAGTCCATCTACATTTTGAGGATTGATACAGGTGTATTTATAAGACTGtctgtttttttaatgaaagtattaattgtCAAAAAAACTTGTGCGTATGTAACATAAAAATGCAATACATTCCTGGTCGTGAATGTGCACGTGTCATCTCTACAAGAACATGACACCAGTTGAAGGGAAAGAACAAAGACTGACTTGCCAAAACTCATCTTGGTAGAAGAGAAATGTGATTTCCTTGTACATATAAATCCCCTGTTAGCTGAACCTTGCGAAGAAGGAGAAAGACATATGATTACCATAATGCTGCTGACAATTGAGagaaattttacttataaacgTGATGATAAATGGGGGATCGTGAGAGTGGTTATAGTTACTGCATATGACAATTTAATTTCTGTTGTTCTTCTTAACTAGACATTATAAAATGCATCTGAATGATGTTTCAAGTGGCAGCTCTTTGGTGGTTGTAGACTACTTATACTAATTTGTTTCAACTCATAATTATAGCAAAGATATTGCCAGTGGTCAGAAAGCAGCATTTATTGCTTTGCACCCTGCTAATTTGCAATGCTGCTGCCATGGAGGTACATATTAATGAGATTTATTGAACAAGGTTTTTACTCATGTGCATGACATGTCAAAAAATATCAGATAATGTTTGAaatcatcattcattttttcaGGCGCTTCCCATTTTTCTTGATGGTCTGGTCACAGCCTGGGTTGCTATTCTGATTTCAGTGACATTGATTCTTCTGTTCGGCGAGGTGAGGTACTTATCTGacgttcttttgtttttttgagaAAGGCAATTCAAGACAGATGGTTTAAGTTAATTTGTCTGAATTTCTTGGTACATGTTGCTTGCATACGTGGGTAAAAGTGATCCTAGCTCCCTTCGTGTGTGGTAGGTGAAGAGTGGTCCATAAAATTGCCATAGGAAGAGCAACAAAAAGACATGGATTTATGTTTAGGCTGgctattttcaaattttccctATCCAAACGAATGTTTCTTTCTGATGGTACAGTCAACATCGTGTGTCTGAATTTACCCCTTTTTTACTTGTGCAAGCAGATAATACCGCAATCTGTTTGTTCTCGCTATGGTTTAGCAATTGGCGCAGCAGTGGCACCATTCGTACGCGTTCTTGTTTGGATCTGCTATCCTATAGCATTTCCAATCAGCAAGGTAGTATGCACTCCGCAGTTTCTACCACATAATGTGTTTACATCAGTGATATGTTGTGgattattattcaattttccTGACTATTTATGTTTGATGTGAGTTTCCAGCTATTAGACATTATGTTGGGACATGGGCATGTAGCTCTTTTTCGCAGAGCTGAGTTGAAAACACTTGTAGATTTGCATGGCAACGAGGTGTGTATAACTACTCtccaatatataaatttcaaattagtGAAGTCTTTTCACCACTGGGTTCCAAACAATTTGCTCCAGTTAATTAATATGCTAGTCTACTTGTCATGCCATCAATATTCTGCACTTGTTAAGTTTTCTCCTCTGTTCAATTCATTTGCCTAAATCTTCCTGCTCTGTTCCACTTACTGCATGCTTTATACTCCTATGTTAGGCCGGTATTAGGCTGGTAAAGGTGGAGAGCTGACGAGTGGTACAGAGttttttttcacaattgagtCCATATTTTCATCCTTGCAAACAATATTCTCTGGCTGTTTAATTTGCTAATCTATTTGTCATGCCATAAATATTCTGCTAGTTTTCTTTTCCGTTAAAATGTCCCCCAAACTTATCTTGAGTGATTCTTGTCTTGTTTGTTGAACTCCTTTGTCTAATCTTCCTGCTCTGTTCCGCCTATACTGCTTGATTTTTAATCCTATATTTGGCTGGTATTAGGCTGGAAAAGGTGGAGAGTTGACGCATGATGAGACTACAATTATTGCCGGAGCACTTGAGCTTTCCGAAAAAACAGCTAGTGATGCCATGACTCCTATATCTGAAACTTTTGCAGTTGATATCAATGGCAAGCTTGACAGGTGTGATATTTTTGGAAATTCTAGAACAGAAAACTCATCTTGGATTAGCTGTATTACATGTACCAGTTAGCTATTATGAAATACTTGTTATCGTCCAGGGAGTTGATGAATCTAATTTTGGAGAAAGGGCATAGCAGAGTGCCAGTTTATTATGAACAATCTACAAACATAATTGGACTTATCTTGGTATACTCTTTACCAATCTTTTTATGCACTTTTCTTAGAGTACTTggagttttatgtttttatctaTATGGAACAATTATGTACACAAATGtcagttaaaaagtttgggagGGTGGTGATTTTTATGAGTATCTAATATTTGTGAGAAGTGTTTGGAGGATAGTGATTTTTCTCTCGAGTAATTCATTGACTGTGTAAGCGCCGTGCagtactccttttgaaaaagagtgagattcactataaaaaagtaattttttcatgtaggtctcatatttattcatttttttcaaaaggagtgcacGGCACTTACGTAtcctatgactgcaaatattatctgtcttttctctctctccctaatgaaaagaaaaagaacagaaaCCTTACATAGCTGGAAAAGTGTTGCCAGGATGCTCGGTTATTATGAATTTATGAAGGTAACTGAGTGAAGTGAAGTAGGTGAAATGTAGGTTCTTCTGTTATTGGTAATTAAGGGATCGTCAGGTGAACAGTTAGATTGTGGATATGTAAAGAGTCGCTTTCCCTAGAAGGAATTGTAAAGAGTTTGCCTCTTCATCGAGATTGGTCCTCTGGTCTTTCAGTAATTTAGTACAGAAAGTTTAACACTTAATCcatttatataacttttttcattgCTTTAATCTATTTGATGCCTTTTTAAAGTGTTACATGCTTTTCTTGTCATTTATGTTCTAATGTTTTAGGTCAAGAATTgtgctttttaataaaatgtgtGGTACCTTTActtgttaaaaaattgttttaggTCAAGAACTTGCTAGCGATGCACCCAGAAGATGAAATGCCGGTAAAGAGTGTCACAATACGTAGGATTCCAAGGTATTATTTAGTATTGATTAAAAGGAAGGTTACATCTGGACGTTCCttttacttatccaaaaaaagcAAGGTTACATCTGGCCTAGGTCTGATGAAGTTCACATTGATATTATTCTAGAAGCAATTGAGCAtcgtttttttgttttttttgttttttatgggTGGTACAGAGTGCCAGAGACTTTGCCCTTATATGACATATTGAATGAGTTTCAGAAAGGTCACAGCCACATGGCTGTTGTTGTAAGACAGTGCAATAAGGCGGTAGAAGCGTCCCCTAGTCACCCTTCCGAAAGTAGGCACCAACTTCATaccttagaatttattttattttcttttcttttgtattagTTGataactctctctctaaaaatagATCAATCGAATGACGTGAGAATACTCATTGATGGTGAAAAGCCTCCCCAAGAGAAGATTGTAAAGAGCAAGATATCACTCCAGAAGTGGAAGAGCTTTCCCAACAGTTCGGACAATTCACATAAGGGTGGACCTAGGAGTAAGAAGTGGACAAAGGAGATGTATTCAGACATTCTGCAGATAGATGGCAATCAACTCCCAAAGAtcccagaagaagaagaagctgttGGCATAATAACCATGGAAGATGTCATTGAGGAGCTTTTACAGGTACAAGTGATCATTTTCTGTTAACTTCTGATACAGTTATTTGGTTGCAACAATTTCTGAAAGGTGGAATCTGACATCAATTGGGCATCGTGTAGGAGGAGATCTTTGATGAGACAGATCATCATTTCGAGGAATCCTCACCCCAGCAAGATAATCACGAAAAACTTGTCCGTTAGGGCCGTATGAAGGTAGTAGTTTAAAACTTCTAAATCCGCGTATGGTCTATAGGCACTCTTATTAGGAGCCCCTGATGGTTGA encodes:
- the LOC121255420 gene encoding DUF21 domain-containing protein At2g14520-like — protein: MAVEYKCCESGFFIHIVIILLLVMFAGLMSGLTLGLMSMSLVDLEVLAKSGTPKHRQHATKILPVVRKQHLLLCTLLICNAAAMEALPIFLDGLVTAWVAILISVTLILLFGEIIPQSVCSRYGLAIGAAVAPFVRVLVWICYPIAFPISKLLDIMLGHGHVALFRRAELKTLVDLHGNEAGKGGELTHDETTIIAGALELSEKTASDAMTPISETFAVDINGKLDRELMNLILEKGHSRVPVYYEQSTNIIGLILVKNLLAMHPEDEMPVKSVTIRRIPRVPETLPLYDILNEFQKGHSHMAVVVRQCNKAVEASPSHPSENQSNDVRILIDGEKPPQEKIVKSKISLQKWKSFPNSSDNSHKGGPRSKKWTKEMYSDILQIDGNQLPKIPEEEEAVGIITMEDVIEELLQEEIFDETDHHFEESSPQQDNHEKLVR